The genomic stretch GACTCCATGTATCCCGATAACCTCGGCAACAGGCGAGCTTGCTTTACTGCTTCAGGCCACATCGGCCCCCAAGCCCGTCGCCATCCCCCTATTTCTACCGCCGCTGCGGCCTTCCCCCTCCCCTGCGCTGTGCGTTCGAGCACATCCTCTGGTCTGATCCAAGCCTTCCTCCGTAAAGTCGATCGCCGCTGCGCGCGGTCAGGCGGGCGGACGCGTGTGCTGCGCCACCGATGCGTTCCATGCTTCCGTAGCCCACCGTTAGCAGCACACGGGAGTTAGCAAGTACTGGTACGTACGGAAGAACCCGCGGCTGGGATCGTTCCGCAGCAAGGTTATGTTTATGTATAAAGCCGTGATGTTGATGGAATTTTATTTTTGTCCAAGCAAGCCTATCTCAGCGAGTTAGGGTGGTATTCGCCGCCGGTTGCTTTAGTTTAGGATGCGTTCTGAGTTGGTGTGCGCACACAGCGCACCCTAGGTGTTTGATGATATACCTGCAAAGAGCTTTCCCGCTCTGTTTCCCCATCTGGCTACCGTCCTCTAGTGGCTGAACTGTTGAAGCCAACAAGCCATGATTTTGACAAGATGGTGTGGCTCAAGAAAGTTTTTCACGGTGAGTCAGGTGTGCTGGCCTTCAGTGGTTGCTGAATTTAGGAGGCATTCTTCGCCCAATTCAGTGCACGCATGCAGAGCAGCAGTAGGATGATGATATGCGGGCGAGGACTTTGCcagtcatcttttttttttctgctctTTCGCCTTCCTGCTCTCTACTAGTTGTACTGGCAGCAGGGCGTCAGGTTAGGGTTGCTTCTTATTGCATATTTAGTTTTCATCTCTCATGTACTTGCCAGCTCTTTTGGATCATTTAGTGTTAACCTGCTCTGATACTTTCTTACTCATTTTATCAAGAGAACCTTACTCACTCCTTGAATTTCCTTGGAACAGAGGCCTCGGCCAGGTATTGATTAGGTTCAACCAAGAGAGCAATAGAGCAGCACTACAACAACAATGCTGGACCTTGTTGCTATGTCAGCTGATGATTCTGCGCTGGCTGAGGATTTGCAGTTTGAAGAGGTTCTCCAGTTCTCAACTCACTTTGAGAGTGAGAATGTCTGCGCAGTTTGCAAACAGATGATCCAATCATTGGAAGCGTCATGGATACCTGACAATTGTGACCATGTCATCTGCATTGCGTGCTTCTGCCAATATGCACATGAGACAGATGCCACGGGGCTGCCCAGGTGTGCAGTGGCTTCTTGTGAATCTTTGTGCAAGACAGAGACGCATCACGAGATCAGTGTGCCTCATGGCACTTTGACCTCAACTGAAGGCATGGACCGCAAAGGGAAAAAACCACTGGATGGCACGCTCCAAGAGCTTGGGCAATGCTCTCACGGTGATGATGCAATGATCAGCAGTGACTTCTACTGTTCCATCTGCATGGAAACAGTGCACATTGGGGAAGTCTTTCCTATTGACGGATGCACACACACCTTCTGCATCAGTTGTGTGAGCCAGTACATTGCTGCAAAGGTCGAGGAGAATGTCTTGTCTATTGGCTGCCCTGACCCAGGGTGCAAGGATGGTGTGTTGCACCCAGAAGCATGCCGTGATGTGATTCCGTTGCAGCTGTTCCAGAGGTGGGGTGCTGCGCTCTGTGACTCATCATTGGGGGAACTCAAATTCTATTGCCccttcaaggaatgctcggctCTGTTAGTTCACGATCCTGGCCATGGTGAGGCAGTGATAACAAACGTGGAGTGCCCACACTGCTGCCGGATGTTCTGTGCCCAGTGCAAGGTTCCATGGCATGATGGTGTGACATGCACAGAGTTCCAACGGCTCGGGAAGGATGAGCGGACCAGGGAGGACCTGCTGCTGAGGAAGGTTGCACAAAAGAGCAAGTGGCAGAGGTGCCCCAAGTGCAAGATGTACGTGGAGAGGGTCACAGGTTGTGTGTTCATCATCTGCAGGTACTGCTTTCTGATCAAATATACAGTTTACCACTGAGTACAAATGATGATGTTCTTGGATCTTCCAATTTACAGGTGTGGGCACTGCTTCTGCTACCTCTGCGCATCCCCGATGTCTAGGGATAACCATCATTGCAAGACCTGCAAGCGAACCTGGTGAAAGACCTGGAGCTTCCAAGTCCTACCTGAAGGAAGGAAATTATTAGCTTTATTAAATCTGGTCGATTTGCTTTTATGACTGTTCTGATTAGCTCTGGCTCGTGCAGTTCTGATTTGACAAGTCGGAATCAGAAGTAGCGCTGGAGTCTATTAGTAATAATCGTGAAGTTGGTTTAGGAAATGACATCACAAAGTGAGACTGTCTTGCGACCTTTTGTAATGGTGACATATGAAGGTGCCGGCCAGTTTCTAGCAATCTATGAAGTATTAGGTGCTGGCCAGTTTCTAGTAGTCTAGGAAGTATCAGGTACTAGCTTAGAAGGAAACTAGGTGTGTTCCCATTGAGAAATCACCGAGCATATATAAGGAAATTTCTTATGAACTTCTAGATTTGTTTCTGCCAGTAACTCGGGAGTAATTTCTGATAAATGGATGGATCTGTCAGTTTAGTCGGTGTATGAGTCTGGTTTGATCTATCAACTAATATTTCAAATCCAATGGCTGGCATGCTTGGTGTTAGGAATAATCAGCATGTAAGTAGAGTACAGGTGGTGGTACATATGCACATAACTCCATTTTTCTTTAGTGAGATTGAATATTTATAGTATATTGATTCTTTCCCAATAAATGAAGATACGCGATTTGGCAGATTTGGATTCCTTTTCTATACCCCTTATACAATTGGGTATATACAGAGGAAACATATCTCTAACACCCTCCTCCCCtctcaaactcatggtggatCTACACCACTAAGTTTGGAGAGAAAGTAATTGTGTTGTGTACGGGTCCGTGCCTTCGTGAACAAGTCAGAAACCTGGAGCTTCGAAGGCACATACTGAAGAACAACCACCTGAACCTGAGGTCGAACAAAGAAGACATCAACGCCAATATGCTTGGTAAGCTCATGCTTCACGGGATCCCGAGCAATACTGATAGCCCCTATACTATCAGAGTGAAGAGTCAGTCCAGTCAAAGGaacaccaaaatcctcaagTAGGCACCGTAACCAGGAAAGCTCTGCTGTCAACAAAGCCATAGCACGCAACTCAGCCTCTGCACTAGAACAGGAAACCACGGTCTGCTTCTTAGTCTTCCAAGCAATGAGAGAACCACTTAAGAAAACACAGTAAGCAGAAAGGGACCGGCGATCAGAGGGATCACTAGCCCAGGTAGCATCAAAGTAAGCACGGAGCTGCAAGGAACTAGAGCGTGGAAAGAAAAGACAACGAGAGCTAGTGACACGCAGATAGCGCATAACATTAAGAAGATGGCTATAGTGAATATGTGTGGGGGTGGAAACGAACTGACTGAGAATATGTATTGCATGAGAAATATCCAAACGAGTGACACCAAAATAGACCAAACTCCCAAAAGGCTCACCATCAGTAGAACGAAGCTCGAGGTTAAGCTCCATCAGGGTGTCAACCGTTCGCTCATCAGTCAGAGGGGCTCGAGCAAGAAGATCATGAATGTACTTCTCCTGGGATAAGAAGAAACCGTCAGACGAAGAAGAAACCTCAATCCCAAGAAAATAGCGAAGAGGACCAAGATCAGACATGAGAAACTGCTCACGAAGTCGAGCCTTAACAAAGGCAATAAACTGAGAATCATCCCCTGTGATaagcatatcatcaacatataggAGAAGAAGAGTACGACCATGAGGAGAAGAGTGTATGAAGAACGCAGGATCAtggtcactagtagagaaaccaGCAACAGTGACAACAGATGACAACAGAAGAGAAACACTCAaaccaagctcgaggggcctgtTTAAGGCCATACAGAGAGCGACGAAGATGACAAACCATGCCCTCTGGAACAGAATACCCCGGAGGTAACTGCATATATACATCCTCACGCAACTCACCATTAAGAAAGGCATTCTTGACATCAAGCTAAGAGATCGACCACTGACGAACAGAAGCAACATCAAGAAGAGTACGTGCAGTGGTCATATGGGCAACTGAAGCAAAAGTCTCATCGAAATCACGACCATGCTCCTGCTGAAAACCACGATCCACAAGACGCGCCTTGTACCTCTCAAGAGAACCATCAGAGTGAGTTTTGACTTTATATACCCATTTGCACGTGATAGAGCAaatgcgaggaggaagaggaacaagtTCCCAGGTACCAGTATGCTCAAGAGCAGCTAACTCCTCCGCCATCGTCTCCTGCCACTCAGGATGAAGGATAGCATCGCGATATGAAGTCGGCTTAGAAAGTACGGTAGAAGAAAAGGTGGCGGGATCCTACCGAGCAGGAGGCCGACGAACTCAACAACCATGTCCTAGAAGCAGCTCAGGCGCAGGCGAAGGAGAGGTGTCAGAAGAAGATGCCGAAGCATCAGGAGAAGACACAGGAGAAGAGTCATCAGAAGAAGACACTGCCCGTCATGTATAGACATGTGTCACTGGAGGCTTCGCGGTATAGTCAGGAACCAAAGGAGAAGGCTCAGGAGACGAAACCACAGAAGAAGGAAAAATAGAAGAGGACTCTGTAGGCAAAGGTACAAGGCTTGAAGGAGGTGCAAGAGCAATAGTGTATCGGGAAAAGTTAAGAAAGAAAGCGGCTCGACCAAAGATGACTGTGAAACATCAGAGGAAGGACAAGGATAGAATGGACGAGACTCATCGAAAACAACATCGCGAGAAATCCGCATCCGACGACTGACAGGATCCCAGCAACGATATCCCTTATGCTCAAAACTGTAGAAGGAAAACACACTCAACAGACTGTGAAGTTAGTTTGGTACGCTCCCGAGGTGGAAGAAGAACGTAGCAAACACAACCAAACAGTCTAAGCGAAGAGTAGTCAGGTAGACGCCCAAGATGACACTCAAATAGAATCCCCCCTCTTTAGCAGCAGAAGGCTGAATGTTAATAAGATGTGTGGCAGTAGAGATAGCCTCGTCCCAAAAATGAGGAGGAACAGAGGAGGCAATCATGAGTGCACGCGTGGTCTCAAGGAGGTGACGGTGTTTGCGCTCGGCTACACCGTTCTGCGCATAGGCACCTGGACAAGAAAACTGAGGAAGGGTCCCTAAGAGTCGAGGAAAGCACGGAGAGGTTGAGAAAGGAACTCACCAGCAGAATTAGCATGGAAAGCATGAATAGACGTGTCAAACTGAGAACGAATCATAGTAGCAAAGCGACTATAGATGGGTAGAACCTCGCTACGAGAGGACATAAGATAAATCCAAGTATAGCAAGAGAAATCATCAATAAAAATTATATAGTATCTGTGACCCCCTTTCGAAGAAAAGGGAGCAGGACCCATACATCTGAGTGGACTAAATCAAAAAAGACGCTGAGAAACAGACTCACTACTATGATAAGGAAGCTGAATATGCTTTCCCAATCGACAACCCTGACACGAATGAAGAGAAACATCTCCTGAGATAGGGCCAAGAAGACCACAACGAATTAATGAAGATAATCAAGAACCACAGACATGaccatgatgatgatgccacTGCTGAAATGTGCCTGTGGAAGAAGAGCTGCCAAAGGAGCTGAGAGTCACGGAGCCAGCGGCTAGTACCAATCAAGGACCCCGTGCAATGATCCTGaacaaaacaagaatcaaaatcAAGGATAACAAGACAACCATGGTCGGTGATCTGACCTGCAGACATGAGCTGCAAGGTGAGTCGGGGAACATAAGAAACATAAGGAACATGAAAAGAAGAAGTCTCAAGAGATCCCCAACCAGCAACAGGAAGAGAAGTACCATCCGCAGTGAGTACAGAAATAGGTGACGAAGGAGAACATAAGGAAGAAAGAATAGAAGAGTCCGAAGTCACATGAAAAGAAGCTccagaatcaagaatccatgGAAGAGTACCTGACTGTGAAGAAGGTGGTCTCTCAATGCTAGAAGACATCGTAGCAGAACCAGCAGAACCTATAGCAGTACAGGGGAAGGAGACGCCCAAGTGACGAAGTAGCCGTAGAATCTCCTATTGAGTACCGTCAGTAGTCGAAGACGAAGCAGGAGACGTAGTAGTTGTTGAAGCCAGAGAAGAAGCAccaggaggacgacgatgatgcttcttcttcttgtcacACTGGGACTCCCAATGGCCAGCACAATCACAATAATCACAGTAAGGATGGCCTTTACCAGACGATGGAGCACGTGAAATAGCAGCCGAAGAAGCCGTTGAGGAAATAGATGTCGTCGAAGGAGCTAGTGTAGAAGACCCCGTAGGTGAAGCCGCAAGCACTGTGGGCACTAGAGGAAGCGACAGAAGACCAGCATCATGGAGACAAGTCTCCTCGGAGCGAACAGCAGTGAGCACCTCCACTAGCGAGACACGAGGGTGACGTGCAAGTAGCTGAGCGCAACGCTGCTCATACTCCGGTTGAAGCCGAGTGAGGAACTCGTAGATGCATCGAAAATCGTGCTCAGCTCGGAGAGCGCCACAGCAGTCACAGGTACGACAGCCAGCAGTGCAGAGAGTGTCCAACTAGCGCCATATAGCAGACATCTGAGCATAAAAGGTATTGACAGTTAAATCTCCCTGCTGAAGTGTCTGCTCCTGACGAACCACTAAAAGGTAGAGGACATCTCCATACGGCTCATAGCAACGAAGATGATGAGACCACATCTCAAAAGTAGTAGACAAACCAACAATTCAGTAGCAAACGGAGAATGCATACTGGCGACAAGGATGGAAGCAGCACGAGCATCATCATCAACCCACTGAGTGTACAATGCCAACTGATCGCTATACATATCCAAGGCCTCCTAATATGCAGTAAGCTTCCTATCGTAGGCTAAAGAAGCAATAGGATCCTTCGTCGGGTCAGAAGGAGGCACAGGCTCTGGAGGCAGAGCCG from Setaria italica strain Yugu1 chromosome II, Setaria_italica_v2.0, whole genome shotgun sequence encodes the following:
- the LOC101753455 gene encoding probable E3 ubiquitin-protein ligase RNF144A-B, whose product is MLDLVAMSADDSALAEDLQFEEVLQFSTHFESENVCAVCKQMIQSLEASWIPDNCDHVICIACFCQYAHETDATGLPRCAVASCESLCKTETHHEISVPHGTLTSTEGMDRKGKKPLDGTLQELGQCSHGDDAMISSDFYCSICMETVHIGEVFPIDGCTHTFCISCVSQYIAAKVEENVLSIGCPDPGCKDGVLHPEACRDVIPLQLFQRWGAALCDSSLGELKFYCPFKECSALLVHDPGHGEAVITNVECPHCCRMFCAQCKVPWHDGVTCTEFQRLGKDERTREDLLLRKVAQKSKWQRCPKCKMYVERVTGCVFIICRCGHCFCYLCASPMSRDNHHCKTCKRTW